In Papaver somniferum cultivar HN1 unplaced genomic scaffold, ASM357369v1 unplaced-scaffold_12, whole genome shotgun sequence, a single window of DNA contains:
- the LOC113330945 gene encoding oligopeptide transporter 4-like — MENERNGEGEEEVELSPIEEVRVTVTNTDDHTLPVWTFRMWVLGTMSCCLLSFLNQFFSYRSQPLVVTQITVQVAALPIGHFMARVLPTTKFHIPGFGSRDFSLNPGPFNLKEHVLISIFANAGSAFGAGSAYAVSIVNIIKAFYGRNISFLAAWLLIITTQVIGYGWAGLLRKYVVEPAHMWWPGALVQVSLFRTLHEKDDQRMSRAKFFLIALICSFAWQLVPGYLFKTLMSISWVCWIFSKSATAQQLGSGMHGLGYGAFTLDWSAVASFLSSPLICPFFAIVNVFIGYVLIIYVTIPVAYWGLNVYNAKTFPIFSSHLFTNKGEVYNISAIVNNNFEIDYQKYEEQGQIHLSMFFALAYGFGFATIASTLTHVGFFHGREIYDRFRASKNGKMDIHTKLMKKYPQIPHWWFYIMLIVSVAVSLVLCIVLKNEIQLPWWALIVSCILALIFTLPISIITATTNHTPGLNIITEYIIGIILPGKPIANVCFKTYGYMSMAQAISFLSDFKLGHYMKIPPRSLFLVQLIGTIIAGTINIGVAMWLLDSVENICHEELLPANSPWTCPGDRVFFDASVIWGLVGPMRIFGPRGNYSALNWFFAGGALGPILVWLLHKAFPQQSLIPFINLPVLFGSTSMMPPASPVNYNSWILVGIIFNFFVFKYKKQWWQRYNYVLSAALDAGVAFMSVALYFFLGNGDIKIDWWGTRDIEHCPLAGCPNSKGVKVVGCPAY, encoded by the exons ATGGAGAATGAGAGaaatggagaaggagaagaagaagtggagttatcaccaattgaagaagttaGAGTAACAGTAACAAACACAGATGATCATACACTACCAGTATGGACATTTAGAATGTGGGTTTTAGGTACAATGTCTTGCTGTTTATTGTCATTTCTAAACCAGTTTTTCAGTTATAGGAGCCAACCATTAGTCGTAACACAGATTACAGTTCAAGTTGCTGCACTACCAATTGGTCATTTCATGGCTAGGGTTCTACCAACTACTAAATTTCACATACCTGGTTTTGGTTCTAGAGATTTTTCTTTGAATCCGGGTCCGTTTAATTTGAAAGAACATGTTTTGATTTCAATATTCGCCAATGCTGGTAGTGCTTTTGGGGCTGGTTCAGCTTATGCTGTTAGTATTGTTAATATCATCAAGGCTTTTTACGGAAGAAACATCTCTTTTCTTGCTGCTTGGTTACTCATTATCACTACCCAG GTTATAGGATACGGTTGGGCAGGACTGTTAAGGAAATATGTTGTGGAACCGGCTCATATGTGGTGGCCTGGTGCCCTTGTTCAAGTTTCTCTCTTCCG GACGTTACATGAGAAAGATGATCAACGAATGTCCAGAGCAAAATTCTTCTTGATTGCATTAATCTGCAGCTTTGCCTGGCAGCTAGTTCCGGGATACCTCTTCAAGACTCTCATGAGCATCTCATGGGTCTGCTGGATATTCTCCAAATCAGCCACCGCACAACAGCTTGGTTCAGGCATGCATGGCCTAGGATATGGGGCGTTCACACTTGATTGGTCTGCTGTTGCTTCTTTCTTGTCTAGCCCTCTAATTTGCCCTTTCTTTGCTATCGTAAACGTCTTTATCGGCTATGTGCTGATCATCTATGTTACAATCCCAGTTGCTTATTGGGGTTTGAATGTGTACAATGCTAAGACATTCCCTATTTTCTCCTCACACTTGTTTACAAACAAAGGAGAGGTGTACAACATATCTGCCATAGTCAACAACAACTTTGAGATTGATTATCAAAAATATGAAGAGCAAGGACAAATCCATTTGAGCATGTTCTTCGCACTCGCTTATGGTTTTGGTTTTGCTACTATTGCTTCCACTCTCACCCATGTTGGTTTTTTCCATGGAAG GGAAATCTATGACCGGTTTCGTGCCTCAAAAAATGGCAAGATGGATATTCATACaaaattgatgaagaaatatCCACAAATACCACACTGGTGGTTCTACATTATGCTTATTGTATCAGTTGCCGTCTCTCTCGTCCTGTGCATAGTCCTCAAAAATGAGATTCAGTTGCCGTGGTGGGCACTAATTGTTTCCTGCATTCTTGCTTTGATTTTCACTCTTCCTATCAGCATCATAACAGCAACGACTAATCAC aCACCAGGACTTAACATCATAACGGAGTACATCATTGGTATTATCTTACCAGGGAAACCAATAGCCAATGTGTGCTTTAAAACTTATGGGTATATGAGTATGGCTCAGGCCATTTCTTTCCTTAGTGATTTTAAGCTGGGTCATTACATGAAGATCCCACCAAGATCGCTGTTTTTGGTTCAG TTAATAGGAACTATTATTGCTggaacaatcaacattggggtgGCAATGTGGCTCCTAGACTCAGTCGAGAATATATGTCATGAAGAACTGCTACCAGCTAATAGTCCATGGACATGTCCGGGCGATCGAGTTTTCTTTGATGCATCCGTCATCTGGGGTCTTGTCGGACCAATGAGAATCTTTGGACCTCGCGGAAACTATTCTGCTCTTAACTGGTTCTTTGCTGGTGGTGCACTTGGTCCGATATTGGTTTGGCTGCTTCATAAAGCTTTCCCTCAACAATCATTGATCCCTTTCATTAATCTTCCAGTCCTTTTCGGATCAACATCTATGATGCCACCAGCATCACCTGTGAACTACAACTCCTGGATTTTGGTTGGAATCATCTTCAACTTTTTTGTCTTTAAATACAAGAAACAATGGTGGCAAAGGTACAATTACGTTCTCTCGGCGGCTCTTGATGCTGGAGTTGCTTTCATGTCTGTTGCACTTTACTTCTTTCTTGGCAATGGAGATATCAAGATTGACTGGTGGGGAACAAGGGATATTGAGCATTGCCCGTTAGCTGGGTGCCCGAACTCAAAGGGTGTTAAGGTTGTCGGTTGTCCTGCTTATTGA